A genome region from Penaeus monodon isolate SGIC_2016 chromosome 14, NSTDA_Pmon_1, whole genome shotgun sequence includes the following:
- the LOC119580705 gene encoding glucose 1,6-bisphosphate synthase-like translates to MADLKIDTGNPVLDEKITEWLKWDKNERTRAEVEQLVRRGDVDQLEKTMVHRMVFGTAGLRGRMGAGYALMNDLVIIQTSQVRDS, encoded by the exons ATGGCAGACTTAAAGATCGATACAGGAAATCCGGTGCTCGACGAGAAAATCACCGAGTGGTTGAAATGGGATaag AATGAGCGGACGCGAGCCGAGGTGGAGCAGCTGGTGCGGAGGGGCGACGTGGACCAGCTGGAGAAGACCATGGTGCACCGCATGGTGTTCGGGACGGCGGGTTTGCGGGGTCGCATGGGCGCTGGCTACGCCCTCATGAACGACCTCGTCATCATCCAGACGTCGCAGGTACGGGattcttaa
- the LOC119580706 gene encoding glucose 1,6-bisphosphate synthase-like, protein MADLKIDTGNPMLDEKITEWLKWDKNERTRAEVEQLVRRGDVDQLEKTMVHRMVFGTAGLRGRMGAGYALMNDLVIIQTSQVRDS, encoded by the exons ATGGCAGACTTAAAGATCGATACAGGAAATCCGATGCTCGACGAGAAAATCACCGAGTGGTTGAAATGGGATaag AATGAGCGGACGCGAGCCGAGGTGGAGCAGCTGGTGCGGAGGGGCGACGTGGACCAGCTGGAGAAGACCATGGTGCACCGCATGGTGTTCGGGACGGCGGGTTTGCGGGGTCGCATGGGCGCTGGCTACGCCCTCATGAACGACCTCGTCATCATCCAGACGTCGCAGGTACGGGattcttaa